A window of Chitinophaga sp. MM2321 contains these coding sequences:
- a CDS encoding VTT domain-containing protein, with protein sequence MFDTASLIKLGGSLLIFLVVYGQTGLFFCFFLPSGGFLFMGGVLVATGLLDDGLVTVCGLATLAAVLGNLTGYWIGRKAGPLLYRREDSRFFKKQYLLAAEGFYKKYGGIALSIGLFLPLIRTFGPIVGGILRLRFGHFLLYVFIGSLFWVVSFTMAGYLIGSMPFLKPYLKYVVIGIVFAVTLPVAIKVFREFRKRSTGGNERGESSK encoded by the coding sequence ATGTTCGATACGGCATCGTTGATCAAACTGGGAGGATCACTGCTTATATTTCTGGTAGTATATGGACAAACAGGATTGTTCTTTTGCTTTTTCTTACCCAGCGGAGGGTTTCTTTTTATGGGAGGGGTATTGGTAGCTACGGGACTATTGGATGATGGGTTGGTTACGGTTTGCGGCTTAGCTACTTTAGCAGCAGTACTGGGTAATCTAACTGGTTACTGGATCGGTCGGAAAGCGGGCCCGTTGCTGTACCGGCGGGAAGATTCAAGGTTTTTTAAGAAACAATACCTGTTGGCTGCGGAAGGATTTTATAAAAAGTATGGAGGTATAGCTTTGTCTATTGGATTGTTTCTTCCCCTTATCCGCACATTTGGTCCTATCGTTGGCGGTATCCTCAGACTTAGATTCGGGCACTTTTTGCTGTATGTTTTTATTGGCTCACTGTTTTGGGTGGTAAGTTTTACAATGGCGGGGTACCTGATAGGGAGTATGCCCTTCTTAAAGCCTTATCTCAAATATGTTGTTATCGGGATTGTGTTTGCAGTAACACTACCGGTTGCCATCAAAGTTTTCCGTGAATTCAGAAAACGTTCAACCGGTGGAAATGAACGGGGAGAAAGCAGTAAATAA
- a CDS encoding VOC family protein, whose protein sequence is MAQLNPYLNFDNNCREAMNFYQACLGGQLDLQTVGEMPAMAKQMPPEMKDHILHSYLKSGDIVIMASDLSREKRIEGNTVHLCINCEDEDQINSFFTKLSAGGKITEPLTDMPWGAKYGALTDKYGKHWVFNYRKEEGKV, encoded by the coding sequence ATGGCGCAATTAAATCCTTATCTAAATTTTGATAACAATTGCCGCGAAGCAATGAATTTTTACCAGGCATGTTTAGGTGGGCAACTTGATCTACAAACCGTTGGCGAAATGCCGGCAATGGCGAAACAAATGCCCCCTGAAATGAAAGACCATATATTGCATTCATATTTAAAATCTGGTGATATCGTAATAATGGCTTCTGACCTGAGCAGAGAAAAAAGAATAGAAGGTAATACTGTACACCTTTGTATTAATTGTGAAGATGAAGATCAGATAAATTCCTTCTTTACAAAATTATCTGCTGGCGGTAAAATAACAGAACCATTAACAGATATGCCCTGGGGCGCAAAGTATGGGGCACTCACCGATAAATATGGCAAGCATTGGGTATTTAACTATCGGAAAGAAGAAGGGAAAGTGTAG
- a CDS encoding amidohydrolase family protein, producing the protein MLIKKHKYLLCPLLLLICSCGGQTTNQETTADTATYYTTADYAAVRKIDAHVHIRTTDTTLVHIAREDNFRLLTIVVDEEPGMEAQEQFAIQQKTQFPQYVSFATTFSVDGWNNRDWSSKTIDKLKMSIDKGAIAVKIYKNIGMDLKDTKGHFVMIDNPRFDEVLDFLTKAEIPVIGHLGEPKDCWLPLDQMQMNSNRKYYTRHPEYHMFAHPDHPSYEEQMAARDHMLEKHPGLRFVGAHLGSLEWNTDTLAMHLDKLPNMAVDMAARISDLQFLAMKDWQKVHDFFIRYQDRLLYGTDRITDDSKPSAEAGKFIHEAWLRDWAFLATGDTLHSSSFEGKFTGLKLPKSVIDKIYRKNAEAWFKGLNIQ; encoded by the coding sequence ATGCTTATTAAAAAACACAAATACCTGCTTTGTCCTCTGCTGCTGCTTATATGCAGCTGCGGCGGACAAACAACCAACCAGGAAACAACTGCCGACACGGCCACCTATTATACCACCGCTGATTATGCAGCTGTAAGGAAAATAGATGCACATGTGCATATCCGTACTACCGATACCACTTTAGTACATATAGCCAGGGAAGATAATTTCCGGCTGTTAACGATTGTAGTGGATGAAGAACCCGGAATGGAAGCGCAGGAACAATTTGCCATACAGCAAAAGACACAATTTCCTCAGTATGTATCGTTTGCCACTACTTTTTCTGTAGATGGCTGGAATAACCGTGACTGGAGCAGTAAAACCATTGACAAGCTGAAAATGTCCATAGACAAAGGAGCTATCGCCGTTAAGATCTACAAGAATATCGGTATGGACCTGAAGGATACGAAAGGACATTTTGTGATGATAGACAATCCCCGGTTTGATGAAGTGCTGGACTTTCTCACCAAAGCAGAAATCCCTGTAATCGGCCACCTGGGCGAGCCTAAAGATTGCTGGCTGCCACTTGATCAGATGCAGATGAATTCCAACAGGAAATATTATACCCGGCACCCGGAATATCATATGTTCGCTCATCCCGACCATCCATCTTATGAAGAACAGATGGCGGCGAGAGATCATATGCTGGAGAAACACCCCGGACTACGGTTTGTAGGCGCCCATTTGGGCAGCCTGGAGTGGAACACCGATACATTGGCTATGCACCTGGACAAGCTGCCTAATATGGCCGTAGATATGGCGGCAAGAATATCGGACCTGCAATTTCTTGCCATGAAGGATTGGCAGAAAGTACATGATTTCTTTATCCGCTACCAGGACCGGCTGCTATATGGCACCGACCGGATTACAGACGACAGCAAACCTTCAGCCGAAGCAGGCAAATTCATACACGAAGCCTGGCTGCGGGACTGGGCTTTTCTGGCTACCGGCGACACCCTGCATTCATCTTCATTTGAAGGAAAATTTACGGGGCTGAAACTACCCAAATCGGTCATAGACAAAATATACCGCAAGAATGCAGAAGCGTGGTTCAAGGGTTTGAACATACAGTAG
- a CDS encoding MBL fold metallo-hydrolase — protein MQILRGLYQVGGDINGITFDEPGALWNDANSYILETPQGLIMFDSGCGDTMEQIFENMKYWGLQPGQIKYCILTHPHLDHAGGAHILKKMGVKLLAIEETANSVASGDERCCGYLYHKIFTPVTVDEILTDGQTLHLLGVEIGVMHLPGHSMGCTAYNFILDNKKVVISGDVIGTLLAGDFGWGGSIDFNKKIYIESLRKFARVDMDIMVPGHGMISFHKPRRRVEEVLNAALMQWR, from the coding sequence ATGCAGATTTTAAGAGGACTTTATCAAGTTGGCGGCGACATAAATGGTATTACTTTCGATGAGCCGGGAGCGTTATGGAACGATGCAAATTCTTATATACTGGAAACGCCGCAAGGCTTAATCATGTTTGATTCTGGCTGTGGCGATACCATGGAACAGATATTTGAAAACATGAAATATTGGGGATTGCAGCCCGGGCAAATCAAATATTGCATCCTTACCCATCCTCATTTAGACCATGCCGGCGGCGCACATATCCTGAAAAAAATGGGCGTTAAATTGCTGGCCATAGAAGAAACGGCCAATTCGGTCGCTTCCGGTGATGAGCGTTGTTGCGGCTATTTATACCATAAAATTTTTACGCCTGTAACCGTAGATGAAATACTGACTGACGGCCAAACCCTGCATTTACTGGGCGTGGAAATCGGGGTGATGCATCTGCCAGGTCATAGCATGGGCTGCACCGCCTATAATTTTATCCTGGACAATAAAAAGGTGGTGATCAGTGGCGACGTAATCGGTACTTTACTGGCAGGCGATTTTGGATGGGGCGGCTCCATTGATTTCAACAAAAAAATCTATATCGAATCGCTGCGGAAATTTGCGCGCGTTGATATGGATATAATGGTTCCCGGACACGGTATGATCTCTTTTCATAAACCACGGCGACGTGTAGAGGAAGTACTGAATGCAGCACTCATGCAATGGAGATAA